The Diaphorobacter ruginosibacter genome contains a region encoding:
- a CDS encoding 2-keto-4-pentenoate hydratase, which produces MISKSALIPLALSVFCATSAGAACLQPGEVAQLMQNYVALKPSPNIAHLSDDDGACSRARFNALLSQAFDKVVGYKAGLTNPAVQQRFGTNKPVWGVLYSGMIQPNDTTLPVRFGAHPLFEADLLVRVKHVNVNVARTPAEVLENIDQIIPFIELPDLLVENPATLNGAGVAAINVGARAGVAGEPISVPVFPEQQRVYLQALADMSIQLTDNSGATLASGKGSDILGHPLNAVVWIAQALRQENIQLKPGDLVSLGSFSPLMPPKAGLSVTATYLGLPGAKPVRVNFQPPVFPGQSD; this is translated from the coding sequence ATGATTTCGAAATCCGCGTTGATTCCGCTGGCGTTGTCTGTCTTCTGCGCGACAAGTGCAGGGGCAGCCTGCCTGCAGCCGGGCGAGGTGGCCCAGCTCATGCAGAATTACGTGGCGCTCAAGCCCTCGCCCAACATTGCGCATCTCTCCGACGACGACGGCGCATGCTCGAGGGCGCGGTTCAACGCCTTGCTCAGCCAGGCGTTCGACAAGGTGGTCGGCTACAAGGCGGGGTTGACGAACCCAGCAGTGCAGCAGCGCTTCGGCACCAACAAGCCGGTCTGGGGCGTGCTGTACTCGGGCATGATCCAGCCGAATGACACCACGCTTCCCGTGCGGTTCGGCGCACACCCGTTGTTCGAGGCCGATCTGCTGGTCCGAGTGAAGCACGTGAACGTCAATGTGGCGCGCACGCCGGCCGAGGTGCTGGAGAACATCGACCAGATCATCCCGTTCATCGAGTTGCCGGACCTGCTGGTGGAGAACCCGGCCACGCTCAACGGCGCGGGCGTTGCCGCCATCAACGTGGGCGCGCGTGCGGGGGTGGCGGGCGAGCCGATCTCCGTGCCGGTGTTCCCGGAGCAGCAGCGCGTCTACCTGCAGGCGCTGGCCGACATGTCCATACAGCTCACCGACAATTCCGGCGCGACGCTCGCGAGCGGCAAGGGCAGCGATATCCTTGGGCATCCGCTCAATGCGGTGGTCTGGATCGCGCAGGCGCTGCGGCAGGAGAACATCCAGCTCAAGCCGGGCGATCTGGTGAGCCTTGGATCGTTTTCGCCGCTCATGCCACCCAAGGCAGGCCTCAGCGTGACCGCGACCTACCTCGGTCTGCCCGGCGCCAAGCCGGTCAGAGTGAACTTTCAGCCTCCCGTGTTTCCAGGACAATCAGATTGA
- a CDS encoding YbgC/FadM family acyl-CoA thioesterase, translated as MKRQDFRCTARLRVRWAEVDIQKIVFNAHYLTYADVGMTEYWRALAMPYEAAMRSLGGDIYLKKATVEYHASAHLDDLLDVGMRCARVGTSSLAFECGIFAGDRLLVSVELIYVFADPASQSSRPVPQLLRDAIAHFEAGDEVVTLKVADWATLGKDASEVRKAVFIEEQGISPEIELDAFDATAMHAVAFNLLGMPVATGRLLQDAPAEARIGRMAVARVLRGQRWGRAILDALVDASRTRGDARVTLHAQCSAEGFYRRADFEVVGEPYEEAGIAHITMQKRLQA; from the coding sequence ATGAAACGACAGGACTTCCGTTGCACCGCCCGACTGCGCGTGCGCTGGGCCGAGGTGGACATCCAGAAGATTGTCTTCAACGCGCATTACCTGACCTATGCGGACGTGGGCATGACTGAGTACTGGCGTGCGCTGGCGATGCCCTATGAGGCCGCCATGCGCAGCCTGGGGGGCGATATCTACCTGAAGAAGGCCACGGTGGAGTACCACGCCTCGGCGCACCTCGACGACCTGCTGGACGTCGGCATGCGCTGCGCGCGGGTCGGCACGTCCTCGCTGGCGTTCGAGTGCGGCATCTTTGCGGGCGACCGGCTGCTGGTGAGCGTCGAGCTGATCTACGTGTTCGCCGATCCGGCGAGCCAGAGTTCCCGCCCCGTGCCGCAGTTGCTGCGGGATGCCATCGCGCATTTCGAGGCGGGCGACGAGGTGGTCACGCTGAAGGTCGCGGATTGGGCAACGCTTGGCAAGGACGCGAGCGAGGTGCGCAAGGCGGTGTTCATCGAGGAGCAGGGCATTTCCCCTGAGATCGAACTCGATGCGTTCGATGCCACGGCCATGCATGCGGTCGCCTTCAATCTTCTGGGCATGCCGGTGGCCACGGGCCGGCTGCTGCAGGATGCCCCGGCGGAGGCGCGCATCGGCCGCATGGCGGTGGCGCGCGTGCTGCGCGGGCAGCGCTGGGGCAGGGCGATCCTGGATGCCCTGGTCGATGCGTCGCGCACGCGTGGCGACGCCCGGGTGACGCTGCATGCGCAATGCAGCGCCGAAGGCTTCTACCGGCGTGCGGATTTCGAGGTGGTGGGCGAGCCCTATGAGGAAGCAGGCATCGCGCACATCACCATGCAGAAGCGCCTGCAGGCATAG
- the mltG gene encoding endolytic transglycosylase MltG, producing MLCSIHTLGRVVRRFIIFLVLVALAAAGAAYWWLHAPLPLRASGTGGEPLELEIEPGTTPRGVAAAAVKAGVQTDARLLYYWFRLSGQDRQIKAGNYEIPAGTTPYQLLQKLARGESSLRAVTVVEGWTFRQMRAALAKADALRPDTAAMSNEELMKALGREGVPAEGRFFPDTYTYAKGSSDLAVLNRALHAMDRRLEAAWSQRESDTPLKSAGEALILASIVEKETGSAQDRAEIAGVFANRLRIGMLLQTDPTVIYGMGERFDGNLRKRDLQADTPWNTYTRAGLPPTPISLPGKAALLAAVQPARTKALYFVAKGDGSSHFSTSLDEHNRAVNRYQRGQRPAKGEEE from the coding sequence ATGCTCTGTTCCATTCACACGCTTGGTAGGGTTGTGCGTCGATTCATTATTTTCCTGGTGCTTGTGGCACTTGCCGCAGCGGGTGCGGCGTATTGGTGGCTGCACGCGCCGCTGCCGCTGCGTGCGAGTGGAACCGGCGGGGAACCGCTGGAGCTTGAGATCGAGCCCGGGACGACCCCGCGCGGGGTCGCCGCCGCCGCCGTGAAGGCGGGCGTGCAGACGGATGCCCGCCTGCTGTACTACTGGTTCCGTCTGTCTGGCCAGGATCGTCAGATCAAGGCGGGCAACTACGAGATTCCGGCCGGCACGACGCCGTATCAACTACTGCAAAAGCTGGCGCGCGGCGAATCGAGCCTGCGCGCGGTCACCGTGGTGGAGGGCTGGACCTTCAGGCAGATGCGCGCTGCACTGGCCAAGGCCGATGCGCTGAGGCCGGACACGGCGGCGATGTCGAACGAGGAGCTGATGAAGGCGCTCGGCCGCGAGGGCGTCCCGGCGGAGGGGCGCTTCTTCCCGGATACCTACACTTATGCCAAGGGCAGCAGCGACCTCGCGGTGCTGAACCGCGCATTGCACGCCATGGACCGCCGACTCGAGGCCGCCTGGTCGCAGCGCGAGTCCGATACGCCGCTCAAGTCGGCCGGCGAGGCACTGATTCTGGCGAGCATCGTCGAGAAGGAAACCGGCAGCGCGCAGGATCGCGCGGAGATCGCGGGCGTGTTCGCCAACCGCCTGCGCATCGGCATGCTGCTGCAGACGGACCCGACGGTGATCTACGGCATGGGGGAGCGGTTCGACGGCAATCTGCGCAAGCGCGACCTGCAGGCCGACACCCCCTGGAACACCTATACGCGTGCAGGGTTGCCACCGACCCCGATCTCGCTGCCGGGCAAGGCAGCGTTGCTGGCGGCCGTGCAGCCGGCGCGCACGAAGGCGCTGTACTTCGTGGCCAAGGGCGATGGCTCCAGCCACTTCAGCACATCGCTGGACGAGCACAACCGT
- a CDS encoding YgfZ/GcvT domain-containing protein, with protein MNHTASVPFDGVTPPLQHLGVIRVKGEDAASFIHGQLTQDFALQKPGEARLAAFLNAKGRMQASFIGVKRAADEILLICSRDLLAQTLRRLSMFVLRAKAKLADATAEFVIRGLAGSAVPTGAAPWSVTADAEASIVQLYPADGQPRALWIAPAETPSPQGAPLAEAAWQLSEVRSGVATLTQPLFEAFVPQMVNYESVGGVNFKKGCYPGQEIVARSQFRGTLKRRTYLAHVDADSLAAGTDVFRADDAEQPAGTVVQAAPSPAGGVEALVSLQIASADEALHAGSATGPRLHLQALPYTLLEDI; from the coding sequence ATGAACCACACTGCGTCAGTGCCTTTCGACGGCGTTACACCTCCCTTGCAACATCTTGGCGTGATCCGCGTGAAGGGCGAGGACGCCGCCAGCTTCATCCATGGTCAGCTGACCCAGGATTTCGCGCTGCAGAAACCCGGAGAAGCCCGTCTGGCGGCATTCCTGAATGCCAAGGGCCGCATGCAGGCCAGCTTCATCGGTGTCAAGCGCGCGGCAGACGAAATTCTGCTGATCTGCTCGCGCGACCTGCTCGCCCAGACGCTGCGCCGCCTGTCCATGTTCGTGCTGCGCGCCAAGGCCAAGCTGGCCGATGCCACGGCTGAGTTCGTGATCCGCGGTCTTGCGGGCTCGGCAGTGCCTACGGGTGCGGCCCCCTGGTCGGTCACGGCCGACGCCGAGGCCAGCATCGTCCAGTTGTACCCCGCCGACGGCCAGCCGCGGGCGCTGTGGATCGCCCCCGCGGAGACGCCTTCGCCGCAGGGCGCGCCCCTGGCCGAAGCTGCATGGCAGTTGAGCGAGGTGCGAAGCGGCGTGGCCACGCTCACACAGCCGCTCTTCGAAGCCTTCGTACCGCAGATGGTGAACTACGAGTCGGTCGGCGGCGTGAATTTCAAGAAGGGCTGCTATCCAGGCCAGGAGATCGTTGCCCGCAGCCAGTTCCGGGGAACGCTCAAGCGCCGCACCTATCTGGCGCATGTGGACGCGGACAGCCTTGCAGCGGGCACGGATGTGTTCAGGGCAGACGACGCCGAGCAACCCGCAGGCACCGTCGTGCAGGCCGCGCCATCGCCCGCCGGCGGCGTGGAAGCACTGGTCTCGCTGCAGATCGCCTCGGCCGACGAGGCGCTGCACGCCGGCTCGGCCACCGGTCCCCGGCTGCATCTGCAGGCGCTGCCCTACACCTTGCTCGAAGACATCTGA
- a CDS encoding CysB family HTH-type transcriptional regulator, with protein sequence MNFQQLRSVRETVRRGFNLTDVAAMLHTSQPGVSRQIRELEEELGVELFVRAGKRLTGLTQPGHVLLPIVERLLLESENLKRAGDDFGRSRSGGLVVAATHSQARYALPQVVRDFREICPDVSLHLRQGSPDQIAQMLLSGEADIGVATEALGSHDQLVTLPCYRWTHSIVVPPGHPLLELEEGAVTLEHLTRYPIITYESGYTGRAHIDAAFARAGLTPDIVLTAMDADVIKTYVELEMGVGIVAAIAFDPDRDRHLRALDARHLFEVNLTRLGLRRGTWLRSYAYSFIEAFVPTLTRDVVEGALKSEIVECEYVI encoded by the coding sequence ATGAATTTTCAGCAATTGCGCTCCGTGCGCGAAACCGTGCGCCGCGGGTTCAACCTCACCGACGTCGCGGCCATGCTGCACACCTCGCAGCCGGGCGTCAGCCGCCAGATCAGGGAACTGGAGGAGGAGCTTGGCGTAGAGCTTTTCGTGCGGGCTGGCAAGCGCCTCACGGGCCTGACGCAGCCCGGCCATGTGCTGCTGCCGATCGTCGAGCGACTGCTGCTCGAGTCCGAGAACCTCAAGCGCGCCGGCGACGATTTCGGACGCAGCCGCAGTGGCGGGCTGGTCGTGGCCGCCACCCACTCCCAGGCGCGCTATGCATTGCCCCAGGTGGTGCGTGATTTTCGTGAGATCTGCCCCGACGTTTCACTGCATCTGCGCCAGGGCTCGCCCGACCAGATCGCGCAGATGCTGCTGTCGGGCGAGGCGGACATCGGCGTGGCGACCGAGGCCCTCGGCAGCCACGACCAGCTGGTGACGCTGCCGTGCTACCGCTGGACGCATTCCATTGTCGTGCCTCCGGGTCACCCTCTGCTCGAACTGGAGGAGGGCGCCGTGACGCTGGAGCATCTCACGCGCTACCCGATCATCACCTATGAGTCGGGCTACACCGGGCGCGCCCACATCGACGCGGCCTTCGCGCGTGCGGGCCTCACCCCCGACATCGTGCTCACCGCCATGGACGCGGACGTCATCAAGACCTATGTGGAACTGGAGATGGGCGTGGGCATCGTCGCTGCCATCGCCTTCGACCCCGACCGCGACCGCCACCTGCGGGCACTCGATGCGCGCCACCTGTTCGAGGTGAACCTGACGCGCCTCGGCCTGCGGCGCGGCACGTGGCTGCGCAGCTACGCCTACAGCTTCATCGAGGCCTTCGTGCCCACGCTGACGCGCGACGTGGTGGAGGGGGCGCTGAAGTCGGAAATCGTGGAGTGCGAGTATGTGATCTGA
- a CDS encoding TOBE domain-containing protein yields MSIQAVNVRNQFKGKVSEIIRGEVVSEVDVQTPFGIVTSVITTRSVDELGLAKGSEVVALVKSTEVSIAKL; encoded by the coding sequence ATGTCGATTCAAGCAGTGAACGTGCGCAACCAATTCAAGGGCAAGGTCAGCGAGATCATCCGCGGCGAAGTCGTCTCCGAGGTGGACGTGCAGACCCCGTTCGGCATCGTCACCTCGGTCATCACCACCCGCTCGGTGGACGAACTGGGCCTCGCCAAGGGCTCCGAGGTGGTGGCGCTGGTGAAGTCCACCGAAGTGTCGATCGCCAAGCTCTGA
- a CDS encoding sulfate ABC transporter substrate-binding protein → MKKDRRHFIKFPAALGLIGALALTGMPSFAADPVSFLNVSYDPTRELYVEYNQAFAKHWKAKTGQDVQFKQSHGGSGKQARSILDGIDADVATLALGGDIDALAKAGLVKADWQQRLPHNSAPYASTIVFLVKKGNPKGIKDWDDLVKPGVGVITPNPKTSGGARWNYLAAWEFAKRKYGGEDKAKDFIGKLYQNVPVLDTGARGATITFVQRGVGDVLLAWENEAFLALKEFGPEKFQIVVPSLSILAEPSVAVVDKVVDKKGSRALAEEYLKYLYSDEGQDIAGRNFYRPSSEKAKAKFDKQFPKLTLVTIDEAFGGWGKADKAHFADGGSFDQIYTKKLH, encoded by the coding sequence ATGAAGAAAGATCGCCGTCACTTTATCAAGTTTCCAGCCGCACTCGGACTGATCGGGGCCTTGGCCCTGACGGGAATGCCGTCGTTCGCGGCGGATCCGGTCAGCTTCCTGAATGTGTCCTATGACCCGACACGCGAGCTGTACGTCGAGTACAACCAGGCCTTCGCCAAGCACTGGAAGGCCAAGACGGGCCAGGACGTGCAGTTCAAGCAGTCGCACGGCGGCTCGGGCAAGCAGGCGCGCTCGATTCTGGACGGCATCGACGCCGATGTGGCGACGCTCGCCCTCGGCGGCGACATCGATGCCCTTGCCAAGGCGGGTCTCGTCAAGGCCGACTGGCAGCAGCGCTTGCCGCACAACTCCGCCCCCTATGCCTCGACCATCGTGTTCCTGGTGAAGAAGGGCAACCCCAAGGGCATCAAGGATTGGGATGACCTGGTGAAGCCGGGCGTCGGCGTGATCACGCCCAACCCCAAGACCTCGGGCGGCGCGCGCTGGAACTACCTGGCCGCCTGGGAGTTTGCCAAGCGCAAGTACGGCGGCGAGGACAAGGCCAAGGATTTCATCGGCAAGCTCTACCAGAACGTGCCAGTCCTCGACACCGGTGCGCGCGGCGCCACCATCACCTTCGTGCAGCGCGGCGTGGGCGACGTGCTGCTGGCATGGGAGAACGAGGCGTTCCTGGCACTCAAGGAATTCGGTCCCGAGAAGTTCCAGATCGTCGTGCCGTCGCTGTCGATCCTGGCCGAGCCCTCGGTGGCCGTGGTCGACAAGGTGGTTGACAAGAAGGGCAGCCGCGCACTGGCCGAGGAGTACCTGAAGTACCTGTACTCCGACGAGGGGCAGGACATCGCGGGCCGCAACTTCTATCGCCCCAGCAGCGAGAAGGCCAAGGCCAAGTTCGACAAGCAGTTCCCCAAGCTCACGCTGGTGACCATCGACGAGGCCTTTGGCGGCTGGGGCAAGGCCGACAAGGCGCATTTTGCCGACGGCGGCAGCTTCGACCAGATCTACACGAAGAAGCTGCACTGA
- a CDS encoding iron-containing alcohol dehydrogenase, with amino-acid sequence MAFIYYVTQIQFDYGAVALLPQECARSGITRPLVVTDQGVKAAGVLQKVLDAMPAMTVSVFDQTPSNPTEAAVRAAVELFKSGQCDGLIAVGGGSAIDCAKGIAIAATHEGPLKTYATIEGGSPRITERAVPLIAVPTTSGTGSEVARGAIIIVDDHRKLGFHSWHLVPRTAICDPALTLGLPPQLTAATGMDAIAHCMETFMSSAFNPPADGIALDGLERGWAHIETATRDGANKEARLNMMSASMQGAMAFQKGLGCVHSLSHSLGGLNPRLHHGTLNAVFLPAVIRFNAEDAQVRKDRRLERMAHAMGLGAGGDVAQAVRDKTARLGLPTGLAALGVTESMFDDVIKGALADHCHKTNPREASPEDYRDMLKASM; translated from the coding sequence ATGGCTTTCATCTACTACGTCACGCAGATCCAGTTCGACTACGGCGCAGTCGCCCTGCTCCCGCAGGAATGCGCCCGCAGCGGCATCACCCGGCCGCTCGTCGTGACGGACCAGGGCGTGAAAGCCGCCGGCGTGCTCCAGAAGGTGCTGGATGCCATGCCCGCCATGACGGTCAGCGTGTTCGACCAGACCCCCTCCAATCCCACCGAGGCCGCCGTGCGCGCCGCCGTGGAACTGTTCAAGAGCGGCCAGTGCGACGGGCTGATCGCGGTAGGCGGCGGTTCGGCCATCGATTGCGCGAAGGGCATCGCGATCGCCGCCACGCACGAAGGCCCGCTCAAGACCTATGCCACCATCGAGGGCGGTTCGCCGCGCATCACCGAACGTGCCGTGCCGCTGATCGCCGTGCCCACCACCAGCGGCACGGGCAGCGAAGTGGCGCGCGGTGCCATCATCATCGTGGACGATCATCGCAAGCTGGGCTTCCACTCCTGGCACCTCGTGCCCCGAACGGCCATCTGCGACCCCGCGCTGACGCTCGGCCTGCCGCCGCAGCTCACGGCTGCCACCGGCATGGACGCGATCGCACACTGCATGGAAACCTTCATGTCGTCGGCCTTCAACCCGCCCGCTGACGGCATTGCACTCGACGGCCTCGAGCGCGGCTGGGCGCACATCGAGACGGCCACCCGCGACGGCGCGAACAAGGAGGCACGATTGAACATGATGAGCGCCAGCATGCAGGGCGCCATGGCCTTCCAGAAGGGGCTGGGCTGCGTGCATTCGCTGAGCCACAGCCTGGGCGGCCTGAACCCGCGCCTGCACCATGGCACGCTGAATGCCGTCTTCCTGCCCGCGGTGATCCGCTTCAACGCAGAAGACGCCCAGGTCCGCAAGGACAGGCGCCTCGAGCGCATGGCGCATGCCATGGGACTGGGTGCAGGCGGCGACGTGGCGCAGGCCGTGCGCGACAAGACGGCTCGCCTGGGCTTGCCGACCGGCCTTGCCGCACTGGGCGTGACCGAATCCATGTTCGACGACGTGATCAAGGGTGCGCTCGCGGACCACTGCCACAAGACCAATCCGCGCGAGGCATCGCCCGAGGACTACCGCGACATGCTCAAGGCATCGATGTGA
- a CDS encoding alpha/beta hydrolase: MRNVIERMARARHAPMHMLPPAEARAFYEMGSGVLEVPKAGLPRVEDFTIPVRDGFAIPARLYAPTLESGLPLLLYTHGGGFTIGSISTHDTLCREIARLAGCMVVSIDYRLSPEHQFPVATNDAWDALQWLAGHAADMGADGSRLAVGGDSAGGTLAAVNAIQARDAGIALRLQMLFYPGTTAHQDTESHKTFAHGLVLEAEAVSWYFDNYIPRRADREDWRFAPLLAPDVDDVAPAWIGLAELDPLVDEGIAYADKLRLSGVPVDLEIYRGVTHEFIKMGRALPEARQAHADAARALREAFES; this comes from the coding sequence ATGCGCAACGTGATCGAGCGCATGGCGCGTGCAAGGCATGCGCCCATGCATATGCTGCCTCCGGCAGAGGCCCGCGCCTTCTATGAAATGGGGTCGGGCGTGCTCGAGGTGCCCAAGGCCGGGCTGCCGCGCGTGGAGGATTTCACGATCCCCGTGCGCGACGGCTTTGCCATTCCCGCGCGCCTCTATGCGCCGACCCTGGAGAGCGGCCTGCCGCTGCTGCTCTATACGCATGGCGGCGGCTTCACCATCGGAAGCATCAGCACGCACGATACGCTGTGCCGCGAAATCGCACGGCTCGCCGGCTGCATGGTGGTGTCGATCGACTACCGGCTGTCTCCCGAACACCAGTTTCCCGTGGCGACCAACGATGCATGGGATGCATTGCAGTGGCTTGCGGGCCATGCCGCCGACATGGGGGCTGACGGTTCGCGGCTTGCCGTGGGCGGTGACAGCGCAGGGGGGACGCTTGCGGCGGTGAACGCGATCCAGGCGCGCGACGCGGGTATCGCGCTCAGGCTCCAGATGCTGTTCTATCCGGGCACCACGGCGCACCAGGACACGGAGTCGCACAAGACCTTTGCGCACGGACTGGTGCTCGAAGCGGAGGCCGTGAGCTGGTATTTCGACAACTACATTCCTCGCCGCGCGGATCGCGAGGACTGGCGGTTCGCGCCGCTGCTCGCGCCGGACGTGGACGATGTGGCGCCCGCGTGGATCGGCCTGGCGGAGCTCGACCCCCTGGTCGACGAAGGCATCGCCTATGCCGACAAGCTGCGCCTGTCGGGTGTGCCGGTGGATCTGGAGATCTATCGCGGCGTGACCCATGAATTCATCAAGATGGGCCGCGCGCTGCCGGAAGCCCGCCAGGCGCATGCCGACGCGGCGCGCGCATTGCGCGAGGCGTTCGAGTCCTGA